The genomic segment AGACCGTCTCGGCTCTGACGGATGTGATGTCCGTCATCTCCAACGCGCTGCTGTTGCCGGTTCTGATTTGCGTACTCGCAAGTTTGGCGTGGGTGCTGGTGATCGGCGGCGGGTTCTTGCGTGAGGTCGTGACCCGACGGCGGGCGCGCGCCGGCCTGCACGCCCTCACGACCGCGTGCGACGATCCGGCGCTGGAGCCGACCGAACTGTGGACACGATTGCGGACCTCTACACACCCGCTCGTGGCGGATCTGGTGAAGGGGCTCGCCGCACGACCGGCCGGCGCCGACACGCTCCGGAAGCGGCTCTCCGACCTGGAGAGCGACATCGCGGACGCTCTGGCGCGGCTCTCGTTTCTGACGCGGGTCGGCCCGATGCTGGGGCTGCTCGGAACGCTGATCCCGCTCGGCCCGGCCCTGACCGGTTTGAGCGCGGGGAACATCCAGCAGCTGTCGGGGAACCTGGTCGTGGCGTTCACCGCGACCGTCATCGGGCTGGTGGTCAGTTGCCTGGCTTACGGGATGGGGCTGGTCCGGCGCTCGTGGTACGGGCGGGACGTGGACGATCTCGAGCACCTGGTGAGCCGGCTCTGGCCGGGGGAGGCCGGCCGTGCGGCGGGCGCGCAAGTGGGACCGTGAGGACGACGACCCGGCCGCCGGGTTGCTCAACCTGTTCGACATCTGGCTGGTGTTCGCGGTGTCGCTCTTGCTGGCGATGCTGACGTACTACCGCTTGCCGGAACTGGTGACCTCGACCGGCGAAGTGACGATCGTGAAGAACCCCGGCGAGCCCGACATGGAGGTGATTCACAAGAAGGGTCAGGAGGTCGAGACGCTCAAGATGAGCGACCAGAAGCTCTCCGGCGAGGGCCAGCGCCTGGGCACCGCGTACCGCCTCAAGTCGGGGAAGGTCGTGTACGTGCCGGAAGGTAAGAAGTAGTCGGGCGTGGGTGGCTACTTCGCCGGAAGCGTGGCGCTGAATTTCGCCGCCCGGTTGATCCAGTCCGTCAACTGGTCGTCTTCTTCGAGGCCCGCCGACGCAACGACCACCCACCCCATCAGCGTGCCGCGGCCCGTAATTTGGAACGCGCTGACGTGCCGTGCGCGTAGCGCGTCCTCGCTCTGTTCCGGGCCAACGCGAACCAGGAGCGAATCATTGCGAACCGCGACGAGCAGGTTGCCGTTCAGCAGGAACGCGAGGCCGCCGAACATCCTCTTTTCCGCGACGCCTTTACGGCGAGCGAGGAGGTGCCGAACGCGGTCGGCGAGTGATTCGTCGAAGGCCACCTGAGACTCCTTCCCTTTGCGCGGGGCCTCATCCGCTCCGTGGATGACGGATCACGGTGTCGGCTCTCATACCCGTCCCGCCGCCCGCGCCAACGTCAACCGGGCGGCTGCGTGGCTGCCCTGCGCGTCTCCCGATGCCGGTCTGTGCAGAATGTCAATCGGTCCACCCACGCGACCGGCACGGCGGCGGCTCCTCGCCCTTTCGCAGCGCACGTTTGGTCGCGCGCCGTACGCTCCGGATGAGCTTTTGGATCAACTTGCCGCCGGTCGGAGTGTGCATGCCGCTCCGGCACCGGCGGCAGCTACACCCTTTCATGTGATTCCCCATCAGGACGCCCCCACGATGCCGAACGACCCGCGCTCCGCTCCGAGCGCGCCGTCTTGCGAGTCGGACCCGGTGCAACATTGACCGTTCGTTGCAACCGCGAGTTCGCGCGCCCCAACCTCCTCGCGCCCCGTGGAGAGATCAAGAGGTTCACACGCGGCCCGGTCGGTCAGCAACACAGGCGAGCGATAGCCGCAAGCTGGTGAACGACGTATTGCAAGACCGTGTCTTCTGCTCCATCGGTGAGCACTTCGGACGGCAACTCGGGGGACGAAACGATGGCGAATTTCGGCGTTCGGCTCGGCGCGATGGTTGTTGTGCTGGCCGCGATCACCGCGCCGGTGCGGGCGGCGGACCATACGAAGGACTCGCCACAGGACGTGAAGAAGGCGGTCGCGGACGGGAAGGCCGTGCTGATCGACGTGCGGGAGAAGAGCGAGTGGGACGACGGCCACCTCAATGACGCCAAGTTGCTACCCCTGAGTACGCTCAAGGCCGGGGCCAAGGCCGAAGACGTGGCCCGGATCGTGCCCAAAGACAAGATCGTCTACTGCCACTGCGGGTCGGGCATGCGGTGCCTGAAGGCGGCGGACGAACTGAAGAAGCTCGGTTACGACGTGCGGCCCCTGAAGCCGGGCTACAAGGAACTGCTCAAGGCCGGATTCGATCCCGCCGAACCGCCGAAGTGATGGCTCTCGCTGTTCTGCACAGCGTGTTCCGTTGCCGGGCGCTTGATGGGCGCCCGGCCGCGGAAAAAGTCGAGAGGAATCACCGGAACAGGTGCGGGGCGAGCTGGTACAGATCGGTCTTCCACACCGTCCAGTCGTGCCCGCCGGCATCGATCTGCCACACGTGCGGCACCTTCTTCTCCTCGAGCGCGTCGTGGAACGCCCGGCTCACTTTCATCAGCCCGTCGCGGTCCCCGCACGAGACCCATAACAGGCGGAGCTTCTTGGTCGCATCGGTCGGGTCTTTGATCAGTTCGCCCACCGCCTTGGTGTTCGGAGCGGAGGAGAAGCCGCCGACCCAGGCGAACGTGTCCAGGTTCTTGAGCCCGAAGTTGAGCGATTGCCCGCCCCCCATCGACAGCCCCGCCAGCGCACGCGACTCGCGGCCGGCTTTCACCGAATAGTGCTTCTCGATGAACGGGATCAGGTCGCCCAGCAGGTCCCCCTCGAACGCCTCGAACGCGGGGAACTGCTTCTCCCACGGCGTTTGAACCGTGACGTCCTTCGCCGCCCGGCCGTTCGGCATCACGACGATCATCGGGGCGACGGACTTGTCCGCGTTCAGGTTGTCCAGAATCACGTCGGCCGCGCCCTTCTTCGTCCAACCGGTCTCGTCGTCGCCGATCCCGTGCAGCAGGTACAACACGGGGTACTTCGTGTCCTTCGTGTAGCCCGGCGGCGTGTACACGACCGCCGCCCGCTTCGCGCCGACCGCCTTCGATTCGTACTCCACGGTCTCGGTCTTGCCCCGGTCGATCCCGTCGCGCCGGGCGTCGAACCCTTTCGGCGGCGCCGGCGCCTTCTCGGTTGCGGGCTTCGGCTCTTTTTCGCCGGGGGCGGCCACGCGCTTTTGTGCGAGTAGCCACTCGAACACCTTCGGGTCATCGTAGGTCTGGGTCCACGAGTCGTGGCCGGCGTCCGGGTACACCTTCAGATCCACGTCCTTCGCCCCGGCGTCCTTAAGCGCCTTGAGCATGGCCTCGGCCGTCTGGGGCCGCACGATCGGGTCCTTCCCGCCCTGGAAGATCCGGATCGGGAGGTCTTTGAGTTTCTTGGCGTCCGCGGGGTTCCCGCCCCCGCAGATCGGCACGATGGCGGCGAAGCGGTCCGGTTTCGACGCCGCCAGCGCCCAGGTGCCCATTCCGCCCATGCTCATTCCGGTCACGTACACCTGGTCCTTGTTCACCCGGTAGGTCGCCGTCACCTCATCGAGCAGCGCGTGGAGGGTGGTCGGGTCCCAGCCGAACCGCCGGGTTTGCGGGGAGACGAGGATGAACGGGAACTCCGTGCCGGCCGCGACCATCTTGGGCGGTCCGTGGATCTTTACCTTTTCCAGGTCGGTGCCCGTTTCCCCGCCGCCGTGGAGGAACAGCACCAGCGGCCACTTCTTATCGCCCGACTCGTACCCCTTGGGCAGGTACAGCAGGTAGTCCATCTCTACGCGGACCTTCACCTCTTTCTCGAACCGCTTCGCCTCCAGCTTGCCGGGCGGTTGCTTGTCCCCCGCCGCCAGCGGCACGGCCGTGCCGATCAGGGCCAACACGACCCACGCTCGCGTGATCATGGCGTTTCCTCTCGCGGTGCCGGGCCGATCGCGGGGCGGGTTCGCACCCGCCGGTGAGGCCGCGATCGGTTCTTGGCACCCGTTCCCGTCTCCGGTTCCGTCGGTTCGGTCGTTTCCGCCGCGCCGCCCAGCGCCAGGGTGACGCGCCCCAACAGCCCCAGCAGTGGTTGCACTTCGGCCGGGCGCAGGGCGGCGACCAGTTCCACACGAACGGCGCGGCTTGTCGCCCACAACCGCTTGTAAACCCGCTGCCCGTTGGCGGTCAGGGCGACCCTGCGGGCGCGCGAATCGGTGGGGTGCGGGGGGCGCGTGATCAGCTTCCGCCGCTCCAGGATCAGGAGCATGGCCCGGACGGTGTTCGGGTCGGACGCCGCCCGGCGGGCGAGGTCCCGCTGCGTCAGCGCGGCCCCCTCGGCCAGTACCGCCATGAGCACGAACTGATCGGCCGTCACGCCGCACGCGGCCAGGACATCGTCGGTGCGGCGGTGCAGGGCGAGATAGGCGGCCCGCAGGGCCAAAGCGAGATCATGGCCGGCCGGCATGGGGCACGGGGATTTGGTACGTTAACGTATGATCCTGACGCTGAGCTTACACGCGGGTAGGGACGGGTCTACTGAGAAAGAGATGAGAGGGCGGCCGGCGCGGGGGAGGGCGTCGCGGCTAAAGGCACTTGGTTTCTGACTGTAGCCCGCCTCTGTACGGCCGATCATGCCCTAGATCACGTTGGCTGAATTCGGCTGCCACCAAGGCAGAGGGTTTCCTGGTGTCACACGTTGAGCGGGCGGCCGGTGTACGTCCACTTGTAGGGCTTGGCTCGCGTCCGGTTGTGGTACGCGATGTACGCCAGGATCTTCTCCCGCAGGTCCGCCACCGATCGGAAGTTCCCACGGCGCACCACACGCCTCGCCAACACGCTGAACCAGATCTCCACTTGGTTCAGCCACGACGTGTGCTTGGGCACATACACGAACCGCACCCGATGACGGGGGTCCGTCAGGAACGCCTTCCGCGTCGCGACCGACTTCAGCACCCCGCTCTTCCCCTTCTGGCCCAGCGACTCGGCCGCCACCCCGCACAGCGACGCCACCCACAGCACCAACGTCGCCGAGGTGTGCGTCGTCAGGTTGTCCGCCACGAAGATCCAACCCGCCTGCGGGTCCGTCGCCACCGTTCGCTCAATGTGGGTGGCGAAGTCCTTCTCGCCCCGCGTCGCCTGAACCGTCGGGGCGATCACCTGACCCGTTGCGACCTCGAAGTTCCCGATCAAGCACTGCGTCCCATGCCGCTTGTACTCGAACTCAACTTTCTCGACCTGACCCGGCCGCATCGGCTTGGTCGGGGCGATCCGCTCCTTCGCCTGGACCCCCGTCATCTCGTCCACGCACACCGTGTGAACCCCGCTCTTCAACCCCGTTGGAGCAGCTTGGTAGCAGTCGCACACGTCCCGGACTTGTTGGGCGAATGCCTCGGGATCCTTGGGGTTCGCGTTCAGCCAATACCGACTCCGATGGGGCTGGAGTTCGGCACTTTTAAAAGGCGTCCGACGTGGCGGACGGAGATCGAGGGGACGATCCGGCGTGCCACCACTTCCTCGGCCAACGCGGTCGGGGTCCAGTGCGTCACGGGTCGGCCCGAATCCTCCGGCGGCTCACAGGCGACGGCGATGATCCGGGCGATCTGGTCGGGAGCAAAAGTCCCCGGACAACCGGACCTGGGGTTATCACTCAGGACATCTTCGATTGCCCTCTCCAGGGTCGAGAGACCTTCGAGGCACTCGATGCGAACCAGGGTGTCGAAGGCGGCCGCCCAACGTCGTCGCCAAATCCCGACGGCGTGCCGCTCGCACCCGAGGTGGTTGGCGATCGGTCCGTTCTGCAGGCGGTCGAAGGCGAGCAAGATGATCTCGGCTCGCTGGGCCAACCCCCGCGGGCAGGAGCGAGACCGAACCCACCGTTGGAGGATCTCTTGCTGCCGCTCGGTGATGACCACCTTGGCTGCCTTCCCTGGCATGACCGGCTCCGCTCGGGTGTCAATCTGGGATACCCCGCGAGGGTGACGAAATTCCCGTCGTGATGGAAGGCCAATTCAGCCAGCGTGATCTAGGGCCCGTGGCACTGTTCGCCAGCCGCGCCGCTGCCGCGCACACGGCGGGAAGGGACGACACCAGCGGAACGCGTGGGCAGTCCTGGCCGAACCGGTGCCGGATGTACCGCGCCCCGCTGAACCCGTCCCCGATCCCGACCACGAGCCGGACCCCGTCCCGCTCGTGGCGCACCTTCCATTCGGCCAGCTCGAACCGGCTGGTCTGGGCGTAGGCCCGGCCGGGCGTGCTCACCGCTTCCGCGGGCAACCAGAACAGGATGACGCCGCACTCGGCCGCCCGGCGCAAGTGGTGCGTTTCCCAATCCACCTGCGCGGCGTAGTCGAACGCGCCCGCCCGATCCGGCCGACGGGGCGAGGCAACGACCAGCGACGGTGCGTGTTCCGCGAACCAGCGGATCGCCTCGGCCCGCCAGTCCGGGGCGCCCTGGATGGGACCGGCGAGGAACACCAGCGGACCGTGGATCGGTGTGATCGTCGGCGGTAACAGAACCACGCTCACGAAACGCCCTTTCGTAGTCGCCACTCGGGTCGGGTCGGTCCGTGCTCATCGGGACGCGAGCCGAAAGTCACTCGCCCGCTGGGCAACGCGTGTGCGACGGAGCCCAGCGCCGGGCCGGACGCGATCCGCCGCCCGTGTGGCCCGCGCCGTCAGTCGAAGAACTCGTCCGCGGGATCGAACGGCGGCACCACGACATTCAGAACTACCATCGGACCGAGCGCCCGGTGCCGAACGCCGGGCGGGATCATCACGGCCGTCCCGACACCGACCGGAACCCGTTCTCCGTTCAGTTCGATCGCGGCACCAGTCCCGCACTCCAGCACGTAATAGGTCTCGGCGTGTTCTTTGTGGTAATGGGCGCGGGCGTCCTCGGTGATATCGACCCGGTGAACGCTCATCGGCGCGCCGGGCACATCGGCGAACGCCCGCCGTGCCCAGCCGCACGGGCACCGAACCGCGGGTAGTTGCGTCAACTCTACAACGGTCGGACGGAGCGATTCGGCCGCCGCGTTTTCCATTATTGACCCGCCGTGGGGTGTGAGCCGAGGGCAGCCGTTGCTTGGTGATTGTAGTCCGCGCACGCGCGCGATGTGCGGCCACCGGAGCTGTCCATCGGGGCGGAAGCCGGTCGTTCTGGCGTGAGTCGACCAGCCGCACGACGAATGAAATCGCAAGTCGGGATGACTTGAGACGGCACGAGTGCCGTCTTTCACTACCTTTGCCGGGGGTCATCGATCAAAAACGGAGACCAACCGGAGACGCGACTGCCCACCGCGTTTGATTCGGACGTGGCAGGCCGTGTGCCACGACTCGTGGCGGATGTTGGTCTTGTAAATGCCCGGAGCGGAGGCCAAGATCGCGCGGCAATCGTGTTCGGGATTTGAGGTACGTTCCCGGACCCGATCCTGAGTTCCGCCTTCGGAACACCGCCGGCTTCGAGAGGAACTTGCGTGCCGCGCTCCCTGCTTTATGCTCTCGCGCTCGGCGCGCTCGCTCTGGCCGGGTGTGGCACCGAACCACCGGCCGCGGCCAGCCCGACTCAGCCGCCGTCAACACCGGCCCTTGCTACCGCGTTCGAGCCGTCCGCGTGCGGCACGCTCGGAGGCTTCGTCACCTGGACGGGGCTGATACCGAACGTGCCGCCGGTCACTTACAACGTGCCGCGGATCGACGGTAACGGGTTCGAGCCGCGCACGCTGGCACAGGCCAACACCCCTCACATCGACTTCGCGACACGGGGGGTCGAGGGCGCCGTCGTGTTCCTGCGGGAGATCGATCCGGCCCGCGCACGCGCGTGGGACCTTCCGGAGGTCCGGGTCGAACTGCGCGACGCCCAGATCGCGGTGATCCAGGGCGACCGGGCTGCCCGCACCGGGTTCGTGCGCCGCGGGGGAACGGTGACGATGCAGTCCGCGGACCCCGAGTGCCACGTCCTGCGGGGCCGTGGGGCGGCGTTCTTCGCGCTCCCCTTTCCCGAACCCAACCAGCCGCTCCAGCGCACCTTCGACTCCTGCGGCCGGGTCGAACTCAGTAGCGCGGCCGGCTTCTACTGGCAGGCCGCCGACCTGTTCGTCTGCGATCACCCGTACTACACGCTCACGGAAGCCGACGGCCGGTTCCGCTTCACCTCTGTTCCCGCCGGCCGGTACGATCTTGTTGTGTGGCACCCGAACTGGGTGGTCACGCGCTCCGAGCGCAACCCCGAAAGCGGTCAGACGAGCCGACAGCACTACGCGCCGCCGCTGGAAAGCTCCCGTCCCGTGGTCGTGGCGCCGGCGCGGAACACGGTTGCGAACCTCACGCTTCCGAAGTGATCGCGCCTCTCGTGGGGGCGTTGCCCCATCCCCGAGGCAACGCCCTGGGCGCATGGGTTGTTCTCGGCGCTCGGATTTGAGGCGATTTGCATAATCTTTGGTGTCGCCACGGTCACCGGCTTCACGATTCCTTCAATTCCCTTGCTTTCGCCCCCCCGCCTGTGAAGAATGACCACAGACATCACGGACGGGAGCCCGACCCTCGTGCCGGGCAACAACGAATCATGTTCATCTACCCGGCGATCGACCTGCTGAACGGGCGCTGCGTGCGGTTGCGGCAGGGCGACTATTCGCAAGAAACCGTCTTCTCGGACGACCCGGCCGCGGTCGCCCGTAAATGGGTCGAACTCGGCGCCGACCGCATCCACGTCGTCGATCTCGACGGCGCCAAGGCCGGTAAGCCGGTCAACGGGCCGGTGATCCGCAAGATCGTCGAAGCCGCCGGCGTGCCGGTCCAGCTCGGCGGCGGGCTCCGCACCGATCAGGACCTCGCGGCCGCGTTCGATTGGGGCGTGCGCTGGGCGGTCCTCGGCACCCGCGCGCTGCACGCGCCGGAGTGGGTCCGCGCCGCCGCCGAACGCGCCCCGAACCGAATCGTTCTCGGCGTGGACGCGAAGAACGGTTACGTCGCCACCGAGGGGTGGCTCGAAGTCTCACAAGTGAAGGCCGTCGATCTCGCGAAATCGGTCAGTGCCGCCCCACTGGCCGCGGTGGTGTACACGGACATCGCCAAAGACGGAATGATGAGCGGACCGAACTTCGACGCACTGGCGGAGATGCAATCGGCGGTAACGCTGCCGGTGATCGCGTCCGGCGGCGTGTGTACCCTGGAGCACGTGCGGCGGCTGGTGGCGGGAGGGACCCCTGGCTGCATCATCGGCCGCGCGCTGTACGAAGGAAGTCTGGACCTGGCAGCCGCAATAGCCCTGACGCGGGACACCCGACCCGACAGGCGACTCCTCTGACGCGCCGTCCCGCGGGGCCTCTCCCCGCGAGGCGCACGCCCTGCCTGCCGACACAATTGGAGTGGCCGCGACGCCCGCATCCGGGCGACGGGCCGCGAGAGCCAATTGGCAGACTCGACCGGGGGCCACCTCACCACCGGGCCTGGGCGCACCCGCCGCCGGGGCACCCATCCTTTCCCATTCGGAGGCCCCATCATGCCGGTCAAGCACCTGGTGGAGAACGTGCGGGACATTGCACTCGTTGGGCACCGCGCCGCGGGCAAGACGAGCCTGGCCGATGCCCTGCTGTACGAGGCACACGCCGTCGATCGCATGGGCAGCGTGGACGACGGCACCTCGGTCGCGGACTCCGACGACGAGGAGCACAAGCACCACTTCTCCATCGACACCCACGTCCTCCACGCCGACCACGACGGCAAGCACCTGAACATCCTCGACGCCCCCGGCTCGCCCGACTTCATCGGCGCGGCGCTGGAGGCGCTGGCCGCCGTCGAGACCGCCGTGATCGTCGTGTCCGCGGTCAACGGCGTGGAGATGAACACCCGCCGCATGTTCCAGGAGGCGACGGCGCTCGGGCTGTCGCGGGCCATCGTCATCAACAAGCTGGACACCGACGGCGTCGATCTGCCCGCGCTCGTGACGAGCATCCAGGAGGCGTTCGGCAAGAACTGCGTCCTGTTCAACGTCCCGGACCGGCTCGGCGGCGGGATGCGCGACATCCACTGCCTGCTGGACCCGCGGGTGATCCTCCCGCCGTCGTGCCCGGTGGACGCCCCGGCCGCGCGCAGCCAGCTCATCGAGGCCGTCGTCGAGGCCGACGAGGCGCTGCTGGAGAAGTACCTCAGCGAGGGCAAGGTGACGCTTGCTGAACTGGAAGCGGACATCAGCCGCGCGCTCGCCGCCGGGACGCTGGTGCCGATCTTCTGCGCGTCCGCGAAGAGGGACAAGGGGGTCAAAGAGCTGCTCGACGCGCTGAGCCGCTACGGCCTCTCGCCCGCGTTCGCGGCCAAGCGGCTCGAAGGGTACCAGGTGGGCACGAACGGTTCGACGCACCAGCTCCAGCCCACCGAGCAGGAGGAGTTCGTCGCGCAGGTGTTCAAGGTGGTCAACGACAAGTTCGTGGGGCACCTGAGCTTCGTCCGCGTGCTGGCCGGCAAGCTCCAGCACAACCACAACGTCGTCAACCTGCGGAACGGGATGACGCTCCGCGTCGGGCACCTGCTCGAAGCGCAGGGCAAGGCCACGTCCCAGGTCCACGAGGCCGGGCCGGGCGACATCGTCGCCATCGCGAAGGTCGAGGGGCTGGAGATCGGCGACACGATCGCGTACACGAGCCACGCGCCGAAGCTGCCGATGCCGCACTTCCCGACGCCGATGTTCGGTCTGGCGATCGGGCCCAAGACCCGCGGCGACGAGCAGAAGATCTCCGCGGGCCTGCACAAGCTCGCGGCCGAAGACCCGACCGTGAAGATCACGCACGACGCCCAGACGCACGAGCTGGTCATCAGCGGCGTGAGCCAGTTGCACCTGGAGATCATCCGGGAGCGGCTCAAGGCCCGGTTCGGGGTCGAGGTCGTCACCAAGGAGCCGAAGATCCCGTACCGCGAGACGATCGTGGGCGAGGCCGAGGGCGACCACAAGCACAAGAAGCAGACCGGGGGCCGCGGGCAGTTCGCGGAGGTCCACCTGCGCGTCTACCCGCTGTCGCGCGAGATCACGACGCAGGAGCAGTGCGAGACGGAGTTCGCCAACAAGAGCCGGTTCGAGAAGCTGCGGAGCTGCCACTACGACCCGGCGTTCAACTTCGCGTTCCTCGACCACATCGTCGGGGGCACGATCCCGAACAACTTCATCCCGGCCGTCGAGAAGGGGTGCAAGGAGATGCTGGAGCGCGGGGTGCTGGCCGGCTACCGCATCCAGGACTGCGCGGTGGAGGTCCACTTCGGCAAGTACCACGACGTGGACTCGTCGGAAGCGGCGTTCAAGACGGCGGCCCGGCACGCGTTCAAGAAGGCGTTCCTCGCCGCCCGCCCGGCGCTGCTGGAGCCGATCGTGAAGCTGGAGATCACCGTGCCCAACAAGTACACGGGCGCGGTCCTCGGCGACCTGCCCACGAAGCGCGCGCACGTCGAGAACCAGGAGAGCCTGTCCGGCGACCTGACGGTGGTCTACGCCCGCGCCCCGCTGGCCGAGGTGGCGAAGTACGCGGCCCAGCTCGGCGGCATGACGCAGGGGCAGGGCTCCTACGCGATGGAGCTGAGCCACTACGAGATGGTGCCGGCGGCCGTCCAGCAGCAGATCGTCAGCCGGGCCACAGTCGCCGCCGACGAGGACGAGTGATACGCAACAGTGCTGAAGAGTGACGGTGGGTTTTGTTTCGGCCCTCTCCGGCGCGAAGCCGACCCCCCTCAGGCCCCCCTCCCTGAAGGGAGGGGGGTGAACGCGCGCAACGCCTCCTCCGATGCTCCGAGTGCTTCGCGCTTCCGAAGGTCTTTCTCCCCCCTCCCTTCAGGGAGGGGGGCCGGGGGTGTGGGTCGGCTTCGCGCCGGAGAGGGCGAAGCCCCCGCCCGGCCCCTCGGTTCCCTCCCAAGCCCTTTCAGCTCGCTTCAAAGGGTGGGAGCGCGGTTCACCGGCGCGAACGGTTGCTCGGGGTGTACCAGCCGCCACAGCCCCCGCGCCACAACCCGGTGGCAAAACCCCTGGCACCGGGGCGCGCCGTCGGTAATGCTAGAGGTACGCCCCTCATTTCGCTCCGTTCGGGTGCCCCCGCATGAAAGCGGTCTACGACTTTTTCGTGAACGAGTGGTACTTCTCGGTCCCGCTCGTCCTCATGTCGCTCGTCGCCGGGGCGCTCGTCCTCTGGCGGCTCCTGCTCAACAACACCGCGAACAC from the Frigoriglobus tundricola genome contains:
- a CDS encoding elongation factor G, with the translated sequence MPVKHLVENVRDIALVGHRAAGKTSLADALLYEAHAVDRMGSVDDGTSVADSDDEEHKHHFSIDTHVLHADHDGKHLNILDAPGSPDFIGAALEALAAVETAVIVVSAVNGVEMNTRRMFQEATALGLSRAIVINKLDTDGVDLPALVTSIQEAFGKNCVLFNVPDRLGGGMRDIHCLLDPRVILPPSCPVDAPAARSQLIEAVVEADEALLEKYLSEGKVTLAELEADISRALAAGTLVPIFCASAKRDKGVKELLDALSRYGLSPAFAAKRLEGYQVGTNGSTHQLQPTEQEEFVAQVFKVVNDKFVGHLSFVRVLAGKLQHNHNVVNLRNGMTLRVGHLLEAQGKATSQVHEAGPGDIVAIAKVEGLEIGDTIAYTSHAPKLPMPHFPTPMFGLAIGPKTRGDEQKISAGLHKLAAEDPTVKITHDAQTHELVISGVSQLHLEIIRERLKARFGVEVVTKEPKIPYRETIVGEAEGDHKHKKQTGGRGQFAEVHLRVYPLSREITTQEQCETEFANKSRFEKLRSCHYDPAFNFAFLDHIVGGTIPNNFIPAVEKGCKEMLERGVLAGYRIQDCAVEVHFGKYHDVDSSEAAFKTAARHAFKKAFLAARPALLEPIVKLEITVPNKYTGAVLGDLPTKRAHVENQESLSGDLTVVYARAPLAEVAKYAAQLGGMTQGQGSYAMELSHYEMVPAAVQQQIVSRATVAADEDE